CCTCACGCCCGGCCCCGACCTCTATCCGCAGCTGATCCGCAACATGGCCACGACGCTCGCGGGCTGCCTCTGATCCGACCCACCGCAGGGACTGCACACCCATGACCCGCAATCTCGGCCAGACCCACCTGCGCTGCCGCCGGCGGCGCGGGGATCCCATGGGCGACTATGACCGCCTGCCTGCGCATCTGCGCGCCTGGCTGGCGGGGGCCGCCCTGCCCTGGCGGCCCCGCTCGGTCCGCCGTGCCTATGCCAAGGCGCTGGCCCGCACCGGCGATCCGGACACGGCCTTGGCCGAACTGGACCGCCTGCAAGCCGTCCGCCTGGCCCAGGCCTCAACCGCCCCGGCTTCATCTGTGCAAAAATACTCCGGGGGAGTCGGGCATGCGACGGGGGCAGCGCCCCCTATTCCGGCTCGAAATTCAGCGCCACACCATTGATGCAATACCGCAATCCCGTGGGCTGCGGCCCGTCCGGAAAGACATGGCCGAGATGGGCGTCGCAGCGATTGCAATGCACCTCCGTGCGGGTCATGAACCAGCTCTTGTCCACGCTCTCGCCCACCATCTCCTCGTC
The Dinoroseobacter shibae DFL 12 = DSM 16493 genome window above contains:
- a CDS encoding DUF6525 family protein, whose product is MTRNLGQTHLRCRRRRGDPMGDYDRLPAHLRAWLAGAALPWRPRSVRRAYAKALARTGDPDTALAELDRLQAVRLAQASTAPASSVQKYSGGVGHATGAAPPIPARNSAPHH